Proteins encoded in a region of the Isoalcanivorax pacificus W11-5 genome:
- a CDS encoding Rpn family recombination-promoting nuclease/putative transposase translates to MDDHDSGYRQLFSHPEMVRDLLTGFVAQDWVALLDMDSLEKVSGNYVTDDLRSRCDDVVWRVRCGPQWIYVYLLLEFQSTVDPYMAVRIMAYVALLYQDLIRTGQLEAGGLLPPVLPLVLYNGSRRWQAATEVAELIHPVTHQLAAYRPAMRYLLLDEGTFQEHELAPLRNLVAALFRLENSREAADVQQVLRLLIDWLHSQQQAGLRRSFTEWLRRVLLPARLPGVPIPAMQALQEVDDMLAERVQQWYREYEERGLAKGMEKGRQEGLVEGRSAEARLILSRLLARRFGEMAPEILEHIQSADIDTLEKWTDRVLDATTPEDIFR, encoded by the coding sequence ATGGACGATCACGATAGCGGCTACCGTCAGTTGTTTTCGCATCCGGAAATGGTGCGCGATCTGCTGACTGGCTTCGTCGCCCAGGATTGGGTGGCGTTACTGGACATGGACTCGCTGGAAAAAGTCAGCGGAAACTATGTCACCGATGACCTGCGCAGCCGCTGCGACGATGTCGTCTGGCGGGTGCGGTGCGGGCCGCAATGGATTTACGTTTATCTGCTGCTGGAATTCCAGTCCACCGTCGATCCCTATATGGCAGTGCGCATCATGGCCTATGTCGCGCTGCTGTATCAGGACCTTATCCGGACCGGTCAACTGGAAGCGGGCGGCCTGCTGCCACCCGTGCTGCCGCTGGTGCTGTATAACGGCTCCCGGCGCTGGCAGGCCGCCACCGAGGTGGCGGAACTGATCCACCCGGTGACACACCAACTGGCGGCCTATCGGCCCGCGATGCGGTATCTGCTGCTGGACGAGGGAACGTTTCAGGAGCATGAACTGGCGCCCTTGCGTAATCTGGTGGCTGCGTTGTTCCGGCTCGAGAACAGCCGCGAGGCGGCGGATGTTCAGCAGGTGCTGCGGCTTCTGATAGACTGGCTGCACTCGCAGCAGCAGGCCGGCCTGCGCCGCAGTTTTACCGAGTGGCTCAGGCGTGTGCTGTTGCCGGCCCGCCTGCCAGGCGTGCCGATCCCGGCGATGCAGGCGTTACAGGAGGTGGATGACATGCTGGCTGAGAGAGTGCAGCAGTGGTATCGGGAGTATGAAGAAAGAGGCTTGGCGAAGGGCATGGAGAAAGGCCGGCAAGAAGGGCTGGTGGAAGGCCGTTCGGCCGAAGCCCGGCTGATCCTGTCCAGGCTGCTGGCCAGGCGCTTTGGCGAAATGGCCCCGGAAATACTGGAACACATCCAGAGCGCGGATATCGACACGCTGGAAAAATGGACTGATCGCGTACTGGACGCCACCACCCCGGAGGACATCTTCCGCTGA
- the gloA gene encoding lactoylglutathione lyase: MSRHFEQAPGLCEQPDTATAAFRFTQTMLRIKAPEPSLDFYTRVLGMRLVRKLDFPEMSFTLFFLGCLDDQTAQAIPRDAHARSTWTFGREALLELTHNWGTEDDAGFSYHNGNQEPRGFGHIGITVPDIYAACERFEKLGVKFVKKPDEGKMRGVAFIQDPDGYWVEIIQADMMEKQARQQD, translated from the coding sequence ATGTCACGCCATTTTGAGCAGGCACCGGGGTTGTGCGAGCAGCCGGATACCGCCACCGCCGCCTTTCGTTTTACCCAGACCATGCTGCGCATCAAGGCCCCTGAGCCGAGCCTGGATTTCTACACCCGCGTGCTCGGCATGCGTCTGGTGCGCAAGCTGGATTTTCCGGAGATGTCGTTCACGCTGTTCTTCCTCGGCTGCCTGGATGACCAGACCGCCCAGGCCATCCCGCGCGACGCCCACGCTCGCAGCACCTGGACGTTCGGCCGTGAAGCGCTGCTGGAACTGACGCACAACTGGGGCACCGAGGACGACGCTGGCTTCAGCTATCACAACGGCAATCAGGAGCCCCGTGGTTTTGGCCATATCGGCATCACCGTGCCGGATATCTACGCCGCCTGCGAACGCTTCGAAAAACTCGGGGTGAAATTCGTGAAGAAGCCCGACGAGGGCAAGATGAGAGGCGTGGCGTTTATCCAGGACCCGGACGGCTACTGGGTGGAGATCATCCAGGCCGACATGATGGAGAAGCAGGCCCGGCAGCAGGACTGA
- a CDS encoding class I SAM-dependent methyltransferase — protein MTEPFSDERVLAAWQQNALPWTDAVREGRIASRTLVTDDAIVQTVLSWAPHGGTLLDLGCGEGWLCRALASQAPDRALRLFGVDAVASLVDAARAAGGATFQVLDYRQLASEGPQRLPPLDLVVSNFALIGDADVAAALSALPALLVPAGHVVIQTLHPLMACGELPYQDGWREGSWQGCGSGFAEAAPWYFRTLSGWLALLRDSGLRLLATREPLHPDTGKPASLILVAMPDH, from the coding sequence GTGACCGAACCTTTCAGTGATGAGCGTGTGCTGGCGGCATGGCAACAGAATGCGCTGCCGTGGACCGACGCCGTGCGTGAAGGCCGCATCGCCAGCCGCACGCTGGTGACGGACGATGCCATCGTGCAGACAGTGCTGTCGTGGGCGCCCCATGGGGGCACCCTGCTGGACCTGGGCTGCGGTGAAGGCTGGCTCTGCCGCGCGCTGGCCTCGCAAGCGCCGGACCGGGCGCTGCGCTTGTTCGGCGTTGATGCAGTGGCCTCACTGGTCGACGCGGCACGCGCCGCAGGCGGTGCGACCTTTCAGGTGCTGGATTACCGGCAACTGGCCAGCGAAGGACCGCAACGGTTGCCGCCGCTTGATCTGGTGGTGAGCAATTTCGCCCTGATCGGTGATGCCGATGTGGCCGCTGCGCTGAGCGCGCTGCCGGCATTGCTGGTGCCCGCCGGTCATGTGGTGATCCAGACACTGCATCCGCTGATGGCCTGTGGCGAACTGCCGTACCAGGACGGCTGGCGCGAAGGGTCCTGGCAGGGCTGTGGCAGTGGTTTTGCCGAGGCCGCGCCCTGGTATTTCCGTACGCTGTCCGGCTGGCTGGCGCTGCTGCGTGACAGTGGCCTGCGACTGCTGGCCACCCGCGAACCCCTGCACCCCGACACCGGCAAACCGGCATCGCTGATCCTGGTTGCGATGCCGGATCACTGA
- a CDS encoding RNA polymerase factor sigma-70, with protein sequence MQTSEQRAELEHIFVTHRTRLCHAAMKILGNRERADDVVHDAYLKIIETDAALEVRRPMAYAFQVVRNLAIDRHRRNAFESGVFACEEEGEHVAAPTATPEVIAISRQDLELLAQAMAQLPERTRRAFEMYRIGGETQREIAAQLGVSTTLVNFMIRDALTHCRAALYGE encoded by the coding sequence GTGCAGACAAGTGAACAGCGCGCCGAACTGGAACATATCTTCGTCACGCATCGCACGCGCCTGTGTCATGCGGCGATGAAGATCCTGGGCAACCGTGAACGCGCCGATGACGTCGTGCACGATGCCTATCTGAAAATCATCGAAACCGATGCCGCGCTGGAGGTGCGCCGGCCCATGGCCTACGCCTTTCAGGTGGTGCGCAACCTGGCCATTGACCGTCACCGGCGCAATGCGTTCGAGTCCGGCGTGTTTGCCTGCGAAGAAGAGGGCGAGCACGTCGCCGCGCCCACGGCGACACCGGAGGTGATCGCCATCAGCCGCCAGGATCTGGAACTGCTGGCCCAGGCCATGGCGCAATTGCCCGAGCGGACCCGGCGGGCGTTTGAAATGTACCGCATCGGTGGCGAAACCCAGCGCGAGATCGCGGCGCAGCTGGGTGTTTCCACCACCCTGGTGAACTTCATGATCCGCGATGCACTGACCCACTGCCGCGCCGCGCTGTACGGCGAGTAG
- a CDS encoding FecR/PupR family sigma factor regulator produces MADRDPAWEQAMDWVMREHEQGALDASDQRTLHDWLAAAPAHQKAYQEARRVWLLTGMLPGEGEV; encoded by the coding sequence ATGGCAGACCGCGACCCCGCCTGGGAACAGGCCATGGACTGGGTCATGCGCGAACATGAGCAGGGCGCACTCGATGCCAGCGACCAGCGCACACTGCACGACTGGCTGGCTGCTGCACCTGCGCACCAGAAGGCGTATCAGGAGGCACGGCGCGTGTGGCTGTTGACGGGGATGTTGCCGGGGGAGGGGGAGGTCTGA
- a CDS encoding MbtH family protein: MTSCFDREDGEFRVLVNHEEQYSLWPAWKSIPGGWRDTGVSGARQHCLDYIEQTWTDMRPLSLRQWMDEQAAGQA, encoded by the coding sequence ATGACCAGTTGTTTTGACCGCGAGGACGGCGAGTTCCGCGTCCTGGTGAACCATGAAGAGCAATATTCCCTGTGGCCGGCCTGGAAAAGCATTCCCGGCGGCTGGCGCGACACCGGCGTCAGCGGTGCACGCCAGCACTGCCTCGACTACATCGAACAGACCTGGACCGATATGCGCCCGCTGTCGCTGCGCCAGTGGATGGACGAGCAGGCGGCCGGCCAGGCATGA
- a CDS encoding thioesterase II family protein has product MSNAPVTLLCLPCAGASASMYLRWRRHLPSTVRLLPVELPGRGMRLNDAFVEDFSQLAAQLGAEQRAAMQGRYALFGHSMGALLAFALAQQQRAGGLPLPGALFVSGSPAPQCREREILGQEDFGQEDDAALIRALHQHGGTPPDVFASDELLRMTLNTLRADYRVCASFSCQNVFPLPVPLQVLAGRRDTIRDASQQAWREHTRADFSLRWFDGGHFFIREQEAAVLACLRDGLARYFPEVAHAAVAAS; this is encoded by the coding sequence ATGAGCAACGCGCCGGTCACACTGCTGTGCCTGCCCTGTGCCGGCGCCAGCGCCAGCATGTACCTGCGCTGGCGGCGCCACCTGCCGTCCACCGTGCGGCTGCTGCCGGTGGAACTGCCGGGGCGGGGCATGCGCCTGAACGACGCATTCGTGGAAGATTTTTCGCAGCTGGCCGCGCAACTGGGTGCCGAGCAGCGCGCGGCCATGCAGGGGCGCTATGCGTTGTTTGGCCACAGCATGGGTGCCTTGCTGGCGTTTGCCCTGGCACAACAGCAGCGCGCCGGTGGCCTGCCGTTGCCGGGCGCGCTGTTTGTCTCCGGCAGCCCGGCACCGCAGTGTCGTGAGCGCGAGATCTTGGGGCAGGAAGACTTCGGGCAGGAAGACGACGCGGCCCTGATCCGCGCGCTGCACCAGCACGGCGGCACGCCGCCGGACGTGTTTGCCAGCGACGAACTGCTGCGCATGACCCTCAATACCTTGCGCGCCGATTATCGCGTCTGCGCCAGTTTTTCTTGCCAGAACGTGTTTCCGCTGCCGGTGCCATTGCAGGTGCTGGCGGGCCGCCGTGACACGATCCGCGACGCCAGCCAGCAGGCCTGGCGCGAACACACCCGGGCGGATTTTTCGCTGCGCTGGTTTGACGGCGGGCATTTCTTTATCCGCGAACAGGAAGCGGCCGTGCTGGCCTGCCTGCGTGATGGCCTGGCGCGGTACTTCCCGGAGGTGGCGCATGCTGCCGTTGCCGCTTCCTGA
- a CDS encoding 4'-phosphopantetheinyl transferase family protein produces the protein MLPLPLPDTVPSGIRVWQVPLHLAQPIPTADWAVLSAGERRRALRFRHNADRCRAVRGRAALRRLLAEACPGSRPDCLRIDTLPQGKPVLREPGAPEFNVSHAGDILLIALSWHGPVGVDVEGQVSQDAERALAAQVYSPAEQAAIDALCFTERWVVKEALLKARGEGLHGELPAWSVLARDGHAYRITPPAQENAPRAWRLPSPDGYHAALAWQAQG, from the coding sequence ATGCTGCCGTTGCCGCTTCCTGACACGGTGCCGTCGGGCATTCGCGTCTGGCAGGTGCCACTGCATCTGGCGCAACCGATCCCGACCGCCGACTGGGCCGTGCTCAGTGCGGGCGAACGCCGCCGCGCGCTGCGCTTCCGGCACAACGCCGACCGCTGCCGTGCCGTGCGTGGTCGTGCTGCGCTGCGGCGATTGCTGGCGGAGGCCTGCCCGGGCAGCCGCCCGGATTGTCTGCGCATCGACACGCTGCCGCAGGGCAAGCCGGTATTGCGCGAGCCGGGCGCGCCGGAATTCAACGTCAGCCACGCCGGCGACATCCTGCTGATTGCACTGTCCTGGCATGGCCCGGTGGGCGTGGATGTGGAAGGTCAGGTGTCGCAGGACGCGGAACGCGCACTGGCAGCACAGGTGTATTCGCCCGCCGAACAGGCGGCCATTGATGCGCTCTGTTTTACCGAACGCTGGGTGGTGAAAGAAGCGTTGCTGAAAGCGCGCGGCGAAGGCCTGCACGGTGAGCTGCCGGCCTGGTCGGTGCTGGCCCGCGACGGTCACGCCTACCGCATTACCCCCCCTGCACAGGAAAACGCGCCACGCGCCTGGCGGCTGCCGTCGCCAGACGGATACCACGCTGCGCTGGCCTGGCAGGCACAGGGCTGA
- a CDS encoding TauD/TfdA family dioxygenase encodes MQPYRSTAPAGSELPVMIEPAQPGEPLLQAFSRLRGDIDALLPRIGGVLLRGFEVPSVEDFRRFAAAFGHPLLSYEFASTPRTAVSSGIYTSTEYPAHQHIPLHNEQAYTREWPMKIWFHCVTAAPQGGETPIADSRAIYRRMPDALRTRFEEGLLYVRNYGDFDVPWQDVFGTTNPRAVEAYCRRAGIRWQWKDDGGLRTEQHCQGTAVHPRTGEPVWFNQGHLFHVSNLPPEVRESLQELLPPEDLPRNVFYADGSAIEDAVFDQVRAVLAEETVIFPWHDGDVLMLDNMLAAHARTPFSGPRKVVVAMAESASDARAAGA; translated from the coding sequence ATGCAACCCTACCGCAGCACCGCCCCCGCCGGTTCAGAACTGCCGGTGATGATCGAGCCGGCGCAACCCGGTGAACCCCTGCTGCAGGCCTTTTCCCGTTTGCGTGGCGATATCGACGCGCTGCTGCCTCGTATCGGCGGTGTCCTGCTGCGTGGTTTTGAGGTGCCGTCGGTGGAGGATTTTCGCCGCTTCGCCGCCGCCTTCGGGCACCCGCTGCTGAGTTATGAATTTGCCTCCACGCCGCGCACGGCCGTGTCGTCCGGTATCTACACCTCGACCGAGTACCCGGCGCACCAGCATATCCCGTTGCACAACGAGCAGGCCTACACGCGCGAATGGCCGATGAAAATCTGGTTCCACTGCGTCACTGCCGCGCCGCAGGGCGGCGAAACACCGATCGCCGACAGCCGCGCCATTTACCGCCGCATGCCGGACGCGCTGCGCACACGTTTCGAGGAAGGTTTGCTGTACGTGCGCAACTACGGCGACTTCGATGTGCCATGGCAGGATGTGTTCGGCACCACAAACCCGCGTGCCGTGGAAGCCTACTGCCGGCGCGCCGGCATCCGCTGGCAATGGAAAGACGACGGCGGCCTGCGCACCGAACAGCATTGCCAGGGTACCGCCGTGCATCCGCGTACCGGCGAGCCGGTCTGGTTCAACCAGGGTCATCTGTTTCATGTCTCCAACCTGCCACCGGAAGTGCGCGAATCACTGCAGGAACTGCTGCCGCCGGAAGACTTGCCACGCAATGTGTTTTACGCCGACGGCAGCGCCATTGAAGACGCCGTGTTCGATCAGGTGCGCGCCGTGCTGGCCGAGGAAACGGTGATCTTTCCCTGGCACGACGGCGACGTGCTGATGCTCGACAACATGCTCGCTGCCCACGCCCGCACACCGTTTTCCGGGCCGCGCAAAGTGGTGGTGGCGATGGCCGAATCCGCCAGCGACGCACGTGCCGCCGGCGCCTGA
- a CDS encoding non-ribosomal peptide synthetase, whose protein sequence is MTHAAETCFPLSPAQQRQWLLWHLQPHSTAYHVSGMLTFNGVLDVPALHRAFNALVQRHATLRTVFRVNDDGEPMQWVSAPGDDVPLPVTDLRHLPAAERESAAWRVLRELDATPFNLERGPLRRFALARVADEQYRLLVVKHHIITDGISIQVMLKELSRHYRAGGVDTTLPALSMHYTDIVHAQRQWLHSDAAAQQLAWWRAQLGDSHPVLALPTDAPRQPVMSWPAAQRALAIDAALHQRLRQRAAAAGVTLFTLMLAAFQLLLSRYTGQPHIRVGVPVSGRLQREAAPLMGFFVNTLVMPNRIHSDDTLASLLSRAGEAVKGAQQHQQLPFDHLVDALQPERSLSHTPLVQVLCNYQHEHLPAWQSVRGEPLTLSHFTQLQQQTQFELTLDIHRRDGALLANLIYADSLFHADTMAQFGEHYLRLLAAFAENPAQTVRQLPWLDAAGQQHLHTLSEGPVTSVPGDCVHHLFEAQCARTPDAEAVVMGEERLSYTELNRAANRLAHALVRDGIGPAQRVGIAMHRSLELVISLLAVMKTGAAYVPLDPDYPAQRLRYMMDDSGLSLLLTQPALRDTLPTPDGLRIMTPADYPTGHMPADNPAVPLTGEHLIYLIYTSGSTGQPKGAANSHRALCNRLVWGQGHQPIGAGDTVLQKTPFSFDISFWEFFWPLTTGARLALAGPGEHRDPARLVALIRQHQVTTIHFVPSMLQMFLGEPGIHACDSLKRVICSGEALSAELRSRTLRALPQVSLLNLYGPTEAAIEVTWHDCLEDGSASVPIGRPLANVITRILDADGAPVPTGVPGELCLGGIALAQCYWRRAALTAERFIADPLATQGERLYRTGDLVRWRRDGEIEYLGRIDHQIKVRGFRIELGEIEAALLALPAVREAVVVARNAVAGTQLLGYVSLQPGRHDTATALRSALADTLPDYMVPTQIMLLDTLPLNSNGKIDRKALPAPVQATRDPTAPPRDATEQQIAAIWCDVLGVNAVGRHDSFFDVGGHSLLLMTVHRRLHTTLATPVTVTDLFRYPTVAALATFLARQQSAPARDHDTASRAARQRDALRQRRKPPAERTPT, encoded by the coding sequence ATGACACACGCCGCCGAAACCTGCTTTCCGCTGTCGCCTGCCCAGCAACGCCAATGGCTGCTCTGGCACCTGCAACCGCACAGCACCGCCTACCACGTCAGCGGCATGCTGACCTTCAACGGCGTACTGGATGTGCCGGCACTGCACCGCGCCTTCAACGCGCTGGTGCAGCGGCACGCCACCCTGCGCACGGTGTTTCGCGTCAACGACGACGGCGAACCGATGCAGTGGGTGTCAGCGCCCGGCGATGATGTACCGCTGCCGGTGACGGACCTGCGCCACCTGCCTGCCGCAGAGCGCGAGTCGGCCGCCTGGCGTGTGCTGCGCGAACTGGACGCGACCCCGTTCAACCTCGAACGCGGCCCGCTGCGACGTTTTGCGCTGGCACGCGTGGCCGACGAACAGTATCGCCTGCTGGTGGTGAAGCACCACATCATCACCGACGGCATCTCGATCCAGGTGATGCTGAAAGAACTCTCCCGCCATTACCGTGCCGGCGGCGTGGACACGACACTGCCCGCCCTGTCGATGCACTACACGGATATCGTGCACGCGCAACGGCAATGGCTGCACAGCGACGCTGCGGCGCAACAACTCGCTTGGTGGCGTGCGCAGCTGGGCGATAGCCATCCGGTGCTGGCATTGCCGACCGATGCGCCACGCCAGCCGGTGATGAGCTGGCCTGCCGCGCAACGGGCGCTGGCCATCGACGCCGCCTTGCACCAGCGATTGCGCCAGCGCGCGGCGGCGGCCGGCGTCACGCTGTTCACCCTGATGCTGGCGGCGTTCCAGTTGCTGCTGTCGCGCTACACCGGCCAGCCGCATATTCGTGTCGGCGTGCCGGTTTCCGGGCGGCTGCAACGTGAGGCCGCGCCGCTGATGGGCTTCTTCGTCAACACGCTGGTCATGCCCAACCGGATACACAGCGACGACACCCTGGCGAGCCTGTTGTCCCGCGCGGGCGAGGCGGTAAAAGGAGCGCAGCAACATCAGCAATTGCCGTTCGACCATCTGGTGGACGCGCTGCAACCGGAACGCAGCCTCAGCCACACGCCGCTGGTGCAGGTGCTGTGCAACTACCAGCATGAGCACCTGCCCGCCTGGCAGTCGGTGCGTGGCGAGCCGCTGACACTCAGCCATTTCACACAGCTGCAACAGCAGACACAGTTTGAACTGACGCTGGATATTCACCGCCGCGACGGCGCCCTGCTCGCCAACCTGATCTATGCCGACTCCCTGTTCCATGCCGACACCATGGCGCAGTTTGGCGAGCACTACCTGCGCCTGCTGGCGGCGTTTGCCGAGAACCCCGCACAGACCGTGCGGCAGCTGCCGTGGCTGGACGCGGCCGGGCAACAACACCTGCACACGCTGAGCGAAGGCCCGGTCACGTCTGTTCCGGGTGACTGCGTACATCATCTTTTTGAAGCACAATGTGCGCGCACCCCGGACGCCGAGGCGGTGGTGATGGGGGAAGAGCGCCTCAGTTATACCGAGCTGAACCGTGCCGCGAACCGGCTGGCGCATGCCCTGGTCCGCGATGGCATCGGCCCGGCGCAGCGCGTCGGCATCGCCATGCATCGCTCCCTGGAACTGGTCATCAGCCTGCTGGCGGTGATGAAAACCGGCGCCGCCTACGTGCCGCTGGACCCGGACTATCCGGCGCAGCGGCTGCGCTACATGATGGACGACAGCGGCCTGTCATTGCTGCTGACCCAGCCCGCGCTGCGCGACACACTGCCGACACCGGACGGCCTGCGTATCATGACACCGGCCGACTACCCGACCGGCCACATGCCGGCGGACAATCCGGCAGTGCCCCTGACCGGCGAACACCTGATCTACCTGATCTACACCTCCGGCTCCACCGGCCAGCCCAAGGGCGCCGCCAACAGCCACCGCGCGCTCTGCAACCGGCTGGTCTGGGGGCAGGGCCACCAGCCCATCGGGGCGGGTGACACGGTGCTGCAGAAAACCCCGTTCAGTTTTGATATTTCCTTCTGGGAATTTTTCTGGCCGCTGACCACCGGTGCGCGGCTGGCCCTGGCCGGGCCGGGTGAACACCGTGACCCGGCGCGGCTGGTGGCGCTGATCCGGCAGCACCAGGTCACCACGATTCATTTCGTACCCTCGATGTTGCAGATGTTTCTGGGCGAGCCGGGCATCCACGCGTGCGACAGTCTGAAACGGGTCATCTGCAGCGGCGAGGCACTCAGCGCGGAACTGCGCAGCCGCACGCTGCGTGCGCTGCCACAGGTGTCGCTGCTGAACCTGTACGGCCCCACCGAAGCGGCCATCGAAGTCACCTGGCACGACTGCCTGGAAGACGGCAGCGCCAGCGTACCGATCGGGCGGCCGCTGGCGAATGTCATCACGCGCATACTGGACGCCGACGGCGCGCCGGTGCCGACGGGCGTGCCGGGCGAGCTGTGCCTCGGCGGCATCGCCCTGGCGCAGTGTTACTGGCGCCGTGCCGCGCTCACCGCCGAGCGCTTTATTGCCGATCCACTGGCCACCCAGGGCGAGCGGCTGTACCGCACCGGCGATCTGGTGCGCTGGCGCCGTGACGGCGAGATCGAATACCTCGGACGCATTGATCACCAGATCAAGGTGCGTGGCTTCCGCATTGAACTGGGCGAAATCGAAGCCGCACTGCTGGCGCTGCCCGCCGTGCGCGAAGCCGTGGTGGTGGCGCGCAATGCTGTTGCCGGCACGCAACTGCTCGGCTATGTGTCGTTGCAGCCGGGCAGGCATGACACCGCCACGGCGTTACGCAGCGCGCTGGCCGACACACTGCCGGACTACATGGTGCCGACACAGATCATGCTGCTCGACACGCTGCCGCTGAACAGCAACGGCAAGATCGACCGCAAGGCGCTGCCCGCGCCGGTGCAGGCCACCCGCGACCCGACAGCGCCGCCACGCGATGCCACCGAACAACAGATCGCCGCCATCTGGTGCGACGTGCTGGGTGTCAACGCCGTCGGCCGGCACGACAGCTTTTTCGACGTCGGCGGGCATTCGCTGCTGCTGATGACAGTGCACCGCCGCCTGCACACCACGCTGGCCACGCCGGTCACCGTCACCGATCTGTTTCGTTATCCCACCGTCGCCGCGCTGGCCACCTTCCTGGCCCGCCAGCAGAGCGCGCCGGCGCGTGACCACGACACGGCCAGCCGCGCCGCACGGCAGCGTGATGCGCTGCGCCAGCGTCGCAAACCCCCTGCGGAGCGCACCCCCACATGA